From a region of the Streptacidiphilus albus JL83 genome:
- a CDS encoding DUF3492 domain-containing protein encodes MRIALLTESAFPTARSVEGGWCERLTRGLPEHEFELYALGATRHDPLPEPSPARLLRLRHADPAGGPLGSLLSGGVLRGLRRRRALTAYRELVRSLVEPGATGGFGPALYALAEAGRGGGLPALLRSGAALDVIESAWRTPGARGTIGPGSVGEPLVRDALVAVDLLERCLRPLSAPWYGRDALAAADLCHAVDGGLGVLPGLLAKHDHGTPLLITEHSLHLRERARGYRTAPYRWPVRALLLAFFRLLATEGYRQAGLITPGSAYDRRWQLHCGADPESIRVVYQGTARAGEPPAGPEPALPTLVWSGPIEPYGGLVAMLHAFATLRGQIPDAVLRIEGEVPVGGLAHAEHCRDLARRLLPDRPDAVRFPDGFPDSAPDTSPATSPDRAVPPGTGAEQGTVLVFSGTRGVPPRLLAEAMLSGRPVVATDVGAAREVVGPTGLLVPAEDPLALAAACAALLDDPERRSRLGTAGRLRAQELYAVEPAASAFRGLYLELVSRWPGAGPEPVPVPEDLAPLAALARQPFARSADHWLGSAPDCPPDPGRGAAARPTGRGSARSRCRSGPGRAGCGCRSRWRRVPDERRSRPRPA; translated from the coding sequence ATGCGCATTGCCCTGCTCACCGAGAGTGCCTTCCCCACTGCCCGGAGTGTCGAGGGCGGCTGGTGCGAACGACTCACCCGCGGGCTCCCCGAGCACGAGTTCGAGTTGTACGCGCTGGGTGCCACCCGGCACGATCCGCTCCCCGAGCCCTCACCGGCCCGGCTGCTCCGACTCCGGCACGCCGATCCGGCCGGAGGGCCGCTCGGCAGCCTGCTGAGCGGGGGAGTGCTGCGCGGCCTGCGCCGCCGCCGGGCGCTGACGGCCTACCGCGAACTGGTCCGCTCACTGGTGGAGCCCGGCGCCACCGGTGGCTTCGGCCCCGCCCTCTACGCGCTGGCCGAGGCCGGGCGTGGCGGCGGGCTGCCGGCCCTGCTGCGCTCCGGCGCGGCCCTGGACGTGATCGAGTCCGCCTGGCGGACCCCGGGCGCCCGGGGCACCATCGGCCCCGGATCCGTCGGCGAGCCGCTGGTCCGTGACGCCCTGGTCGCCGTCGACCTGCTGGAACGCTGCCTGAGACCGCTGTCCGCCCCTTGGTACGGCCGGGACGCCCTGGCGGCGGCCGACCTCTGCCACGCCGTCGACGGCGGTCTCGGGGTGCTGCCCGGGCTGCTGGCCAAGCACGACCACGGCACCCCGCTGCTGATCACCGAGCACAGCCTGCACCTGCGCGAACGGGCCCGGGGCTACCGCACCGCCCCCTACCGGTGGCCGGTGCGGGCGCTGCTGCTGGCCTTCTTCCGGCTGCTGGCGACCGAGGGCTACCGGCAGGCGGGCCTGATCACCCCCGGCAGCGCCTACGACCGGCGCTGGCAGCTGCACTGCGGCGCCGACCCCGAGTCGATCCGGGTGGTCTACCAGGGCACCGCGCGGGCGGGCGAGCCCCCGGCCGGGCCCGAACCCGCCCTCCCCACCCTGGTCTGGTCCGGGCCGATAGAGCCCTACGGCGGGCTGGTGGCGATGCTCCACGCCTTCGCGACCCTGCGCGGGCAGATCCCCGACGCGGTGCTGCGGATCGAGGGGGAGGTCCCGGTCGGCGGCCTGGCCCACGCGGAGCACTGCCGCGACCTGGCCCGCCGGCTGCTCCCGGACCGGCCCGACGCGGTCCGGTTCCCGGACGGCTTTCCGGACAGCGCCCCCGACACCTCCCCGGCCACCTCCCCGGACCGGGCGGTGCCGCCCGGGACCGGGGCCGAACAGGGCACCGTGCTGGTCTTCTCCGGCACCCGCGGGGTGCCGCCCCGGCTGCTCGCCGAGGCCATGCTCAGCGGCCGACCGGTGGTCGCCACCGACGTCGGTGCGGCCCGCGAGGTGGTCGGCCCCACCGGGCTGCTCGTCCCGGCCGAGGACCCGCTGGCGCTGGCGGCGGCCTGCGCCGCGCTGCTCGACGACCCCGAGCGCCGCTCCCGGCTGGGCACCGCCGGGCGGCTGCGCGCCCAGGAGCTGTACGCGGTCGAACCGGCCGCGTCGGCCTTCCGCGGGCTGTACCTGGAGCTGGTCTCGCGCTGGCCCGGTGCGGGCCCCGAGCCGGTGCCGGTGCCGGAGGACCTCGCCCCGCTCGCCGCCCTCGCCCGGCAGCCCTTCGCCCGCTCCGCCGACCACTGGCTGGGCAGCGCCCCGGACTGCCCGCCGGACCCCGGC
- a CDS encoding alpha/beta fold hydrolase, whose product MSVLPEHPEPVRSPYPLTVPGSPLAVAAMEPERAGLPPAVFVHGLGGSSQNWTLLMDRLAGDVDGQAVDLPGFGQSPPPDDGDLSVNAHMRAVVDHLELSGRGPVHLFGNSLGGAVATRLAALRPDLVRTLTLISPALPEVPPQASALPTALLAMPGVPALFGRLTRNQPVEQQTEAVLDLCYGDPGAIDAERRAEMVAEYQRRMALPYAMDVLVRTARGIVRAYTERGPQALWQQAEQVVAPVLLVYGLRDKLVSYRMARRSGLAFRDSRLLVLPEAGHVAMLEFPELVAGHVRALLAEAAGTAPDPTRRTTAGGGPGAAGPDAESVAAVRK is encoded by the coding sequence ATGAGCGTTCTGCCGGAACACCCCGAACCCGTGCGCAGCCCGTACCCGCTGACGGTCCCCGGGAGCCCGCTGGCCGTCGCGGCGATGGAGCCCGAGCGCGCGGGTCTGCCGCCGGCCGTCTTCGTCCACGGACTGGGCGGCTCCTCGCAGAACTGGACGCTGCTGATGGACCGGTTGGCCGGGGACGTCGACGGCCAGGCCGTGGACCTGCCCGGGTTCGGACAGTCCCCGCCGCCGGACGACGGCGACCTCTCGGTCAACGCCCACATGCGGGCCGTCGTCGACCACCTGGAACTGTCCGGGCGCGGCCCGGTCCACCTCTTCGGGAACTCGCTGGGCGGGGCGGTGGCCACCCGGCTGGCCGCGCTCCGGCCCGACCTGGTGCGGACGCTCACGCTGATCTCCCCGGCGCTGCCGGAGGTCCCGCCGCAGGCCTCGGCGCTGCCGACCGCGCTGCTGGCGATGCCCGGGGTGCCCGCGCTCTTCGGCCGGCTCACCCGGAACCAGCCGGTCGAGCAGCAGACCGAGGCGGTGCTCGACCTCTGCTACGGCGACCCCGGGGCGATCGACGCCGAGCGGCGGGCCGAGATGGTCGCCGAGTACCAGCGACGGATGGCGCTGCCCTATGCCATGGACGTGCTGGTGCGCACGGCGCGGGGCATCGTCCGGGCGTACACCGAGCGCGGTCCGCAGGCGCTGTGGCAGCAGGCGGAGCAGGTGGTCGCGCCGGTGCTGCTGGTGTACGGGCTGCGGGACAAGCTGGTCTCCTACCGGATGGCCCGCCGCTCCGGGCTCGCCTTCCGCGACTCCCGGCTGCTGGTCCTGCCCGAGGCAGGGCATGTCGCCATGCTGGAGTTCCCCGAGCTGGTCGCCGGGCACGTCCGGGCGCTGCTGGCGGAGGCGGCGGGCACGGCGCCGGACCCGACCCGGAGGACCACGGCCGGAGGCGGTCCGGGCGCCGCCGGCCCGGATGCCGAGTCGGTGGCGGCGGTCAGGAAGTAG
- a CDS encoding TetR/AcrR family transcriptional regulator, whose protein sequence is MTAAQDTDERPRTGKPTTGRLPRSARRNQLLGAAQEVFVAQGYHAAAMDDIAERAGVSKPVLYQHFPGKLELYLALLDRHCEALVEAIRTALEATTDNKLRVLATTKAYFDFVGAESGAFRLVFESDLTNESAVRERVEKVTRETATLVSKVIAEDTDLPEDEAMLLAVGVCGLCQITARFWLSQGRSIPSDEAVRLVSSLSWRGLKGFPMHGGDPAAH, encoded by the coding sequence GTGACGGCTGCCCAGGACACGGACGAGCGCCCGCGCACAGGCAAACCGACGACGGGCCGCCTGCCCCGCAGCGCCCGCCGCAACCAGCTGCTGGGCGCGGCCCAGGAGGTCTTCGTCGCCCAGGGGTACCACGCTGCCGCGATGGACGACATCGCCGAGCGCGCCGGCGTCAGCAAGCCCGTGCTGTACCAGCACTTCCCGGGCAAGCTGGAGCTCTACCTCGCCCTCCTGGACCGGCACTGCGAGGCCCTGGTCGAGGCCATCCGCACGGCGCTGGAAGCGACCACGGACAACAAGCTCCGGGTACTGGCGACCACCAAGGCCTACTTCGACTTCGTGGGCGCCGAGTCCGGCGCGTTCCGGCTGGTCTTCGAGTCGGACCTGACCAACGAGAGCGCGGTGCGGGAGCGCGTCGAGAAGGTCACCCGGGAGACCGCCACCCTGGTCAGCAAGGTGATCGCGGAGGACACCGACCTCCCCGAGGACGAGGCCATGCTGCTCGCCGTGGGCGTCTGCGGCCTGTGCCAGATCACCGCGCGGTTCTGGCTGTCCCAGGGCCGGAGCATCCCCAGCGACGAGGCGGTCCGGCTGGTGTCCAGCCTCTCCTGGCGCGGACTGAAGGGCTTCCCGATGCACGGCGGCGACCCGGCCGCGCACTGA
- a CDS encoding DUF3107 domain-containing protein: MEVKIGVQNAAREIVLESSQSAEEVESAVAAAIDGSAKLLKLTDEHGRKVLVPAERLAYVEIGEQAARKVGFGAI, encoded by the coding sequence GTGGAGGTCAAGATCGGCGTGCAGAACGCGGCTCGGGAGATCGTTCTCGAGAGCTCGCAGTCTGCCGAAGAGGTCGAGAGCGCGGTCGCCGCGGCGATCGACGGCAGCGCCAAGCTGCTGAAGCTCACGGACGAGCACGGCCGCAAGGTCCTGGTCCCGGCCGAGCGCCTCGCCTATGTGGAGATCGGCGAGCAGGCCGCGCGCAAGGTCGGCTTCGGCGCGATCTGA
- a CDS encoding ferritin-like fold-containing protein translates to METPQDRKDSRNAGEAHPSIGDWESCAADPQYRAAVLDLLGALAYGELSAFERLAEDAKLAPTLDDKAALAGMAAAEFQHYRLLHERLVETGVDATAAMTPFAEPLDGFHRLTAPADWPESLVKAYVGDAIASDFYREVAVRLDDDTRALVLRVMSDTGHAEFAVEKVRLAIEADPRIAGRLALWGRRLMGEALSQAQRVVAERDALSNLLIGGVEVRGFDLVEVGKMFNRITEQHTRRMAALGLAS, encoded by the coding sequence ATGGAGACCCCTCAGGACCGCAAGGACAGCCGCAACGCCGGGGAGGCGCACCCCTCGATCGGCGACTGGGAGAGCTGCGCGGCCGATCCGCAGTACCGGGCCGCCGTCCTCGACCTGCTCGGCGCCCTCGCCTACGGCGAGCTCAGCGCCTTCGAGCGGCTGGCCGAGGACGCGAAGCTCGCGCCGACGCTGGACGACAAGGCCGCGCTCGCCGGGATGGCCGCCGCCGAGTTCCAGCACTACCGGCTGCTGCACGAGCGGCTGGTCGAGACCGGGGTGGACGCCACCGCCGCGATGACGCCCTTCGCCGAGCCGCTGGACGGGTTCCACCGGCTGACGGCGCCCGCCGACTGGCCGGAGAGCCTGGTCAAGGCCTATGTGGGCGACGCCATCGCGTCGGACTTCTACCGCGAGGTCGCGGTCCGGCTCGACGACGACACCCGGGCGCTGGTGCTGCGGGTGATGTCCGACACCGGGCACGCCGAGTTCGCGGTGGAGAAGGTCCGGCTGGCCATCGAGGCCGACCCGCGGATCGCCGGCCGGCTGGCGCTCTGGGGCCGGCGGCTGATGGGCGAGGCGCTGAGTCAGGCCCAGCGGGTCGTGGCGGAGCGCGACGCGCTGTCCAACCTGCTGATCGGCGGGGTCGAGGTACGCGGTTTCGACCTGGTCGAGGTCGGCAAGATGTTCAACCGGATCACCGAGCAGCACACCAGGCGGATGGCCGCGCTGGGCCTCGCGTCCTGA
- a CDS encoding DEAD/DEAH box helicase codes for MTLPVALSGHDVIGQAKTGTGKTLGFGLPIIDRVRVSADVDAGRCTAAELTTGPQALVVVPTRELCTQVTNDLQTAGKVRNVRVLAIYGGRAYEPQVEALQQGVDVVVGTPGRLLDLARQHKLDLSSVRILVLDEADEMLDLGFLPDVEKIMTMLPTRRQAMLFSATMPGQVISLARRYMTQPTHIRATAPDDTGATVAAVKQFAFRAHSMDKVETVSRILQAEGRSLAMIFCRTKRTAADVSDQLTQRGFAAGAVHGDLGQGAREQALRAFRNGKVDVLVCTDVAARGIDVEGVTHVINYQCPEDEKTYLHRIGRTGRAGASGTAVTLVDWDDVPRWGLINKALDLGLADPEETYSTSPHLFELLNIAPGTKGVLPRADRTRAGLGAEQIEDLGEPGGRGRPAARGESRDGGRGAGRGESRRPAAAVEAPAAPAEERPRRERQRRRTRGAGAAEAVVEATVVETAVVEAAAAGTGVVETPVVEAPPVESAEEAAPRRRRRSSAKPVEAAEPVEAVVAETPVVAETPAVEAEPEAAAPRRRRRSTKAAEAVDAVEAPAAEIAPAAAIAEAVAEAVAEDEAPAPRRRRRSAAKPVGATDAEAVVEAAEAVVEAEAVVAEAETPAPRRRRRSTRASEAPAETETVVATVEPVAEVQDEAPVQRRRRRAARPEGAAEAVAPAAAPTPAEVPAPRRRRAPEAKVPAASSAPAAEEAVAAPRRMRRSERLAAAAASTPASERMPRR; via the coding sequence ATGACCCTCCCCGTGGCCCTCAGCGGCCACGACGTCATCGGCCAGGCCAAGACGGGCACCGGCAAGACCCTGGGCTTCGGCCTTCCCATCATCGACCGGGTGCGGGTGTCGGCCGACGTCGACGCCGGCCGCTGCACCGCGGCGGAGCTCACCACCGGACCGCAGGCGCTGGTCGTGGTACCGACCCGCGAGCTGTGCACCCAGGTCACCAACGACCTGCAGACGGCCGGCAAGGTCCGCAATGTCCGCGTCCTCGCCATCTACGGCGGCCGCGCGTACGAGCCGCAGGTCGAGGCGCTGCAGCAGGGCGTCGACGTGGTCGTCGGCACCCCCGGCCGACTGCTCGACCTGGCCCGGCAGCACAAGCTCGACCTCTCCTCGGTCCGCATCCTGGTGCTGGACGAGGCGGACGAGATGCTCGACCTCGGCTTCCTGCCGGACGTCGAGAAGATCATGACCATGCTGCCGACCAGGCGCCAGGCCATGCTGTTCTCGGCCACCATGCCGGGCCAGGTCATCAGCCTCGCCCGCCGCTACATGACCCAGCCGACCCACATCCGGGCCACCGCCCCGGACGACACCGGCGCGACCGTCGCCGCCGTCAAGCAGTTCGCCTTCCGGGCGCACTCGATGGACAAGGTGGAGACGGTCTCCCGGATCCTCCAGGCCGAGGGCCGCAGCCTGGCGATGATCTTCTGCCGGACCAAGCGCACCGCCGCCGACGTCTCCGACCAGCTGACCCAGCGCGGCTTCGCGGCCGGGGCGGTCCACGGCGACCTCGGCCAGGGCGCCCGCGAGCAGGCGCTGCGCGCCTTCCGCAACGGCAAGGTCGACGTCCTGGTCTGCACCGACGTCGCCGCCCGCGGCATCGACGTCGAGGGTGTGACCCACGTCATCAACTACCAGTGCCCCGAGGACGAGAAGACCTACCTGCACCGCATCGGCCGCACCGGCCGCGCGGGCGCCTCCGGCACCGCCGTCACCCTGGTCGACTGGGACGACGTCCCGCGCTGGGGCCTGATCAACAAGGCCCTGGACCTGGGCCTGGCGGACCCGGAGGAGACCTACTCCACCTCGCCGCACCTCTTCGAGCTGCTGAACATCGCTCCCGGAACCAAGGGCGTGCTGCCGCGCGCCGACCGCACCCGTGCGGGCCTGGGCGCCGAGCAGATCGAGGACCTGGGCGAGCCCGGCGGACGCGGCCGTCCGGCCGCGCGCGGCGAGAGCCGGGACGGCGGCCGGGGCGCGGGACGCGGCGAGAGCCGTCGTCCGGCCGCAGCGGTCGAGGCCCCGGCGGCCCCGGCGGAGGAGCGTCCGCGCCGCGAGCGGCAGCGCCGCCGCACCCGTGGAGCGGGCGCGGCCGAGGCGGTCGTCGAGGCGACGGTCGTCGAGACCGCGGTCGTCGAGGCCGCAGCGGCCGGGACCGGGGTCGTCGAGACCCCGGTGGTCGAGGCCCCGCCGGTCGAGTCGGCCGAGGAGGCGGCCCCGCGCCGCCGTCGCCGCAGCAGCGCCAAGCCGGTCGAGGCGGCGGAGCCGGTCGAGGCCGTGGTCGCCGAGACCCCCGTGGTCGCCGAGACCCCCGCGGTCGAGGCCGAGCCCGAGGCCGCCGCGCCGCGCCGTCGTCGTCGCAGCACCAAGGCGGCCGAGGCGGTGGACGCCGTCGAGGCTCCGGCCGCCGAGATCGCCCCGGCCGCCGCGATCGCGGAGGCGGTCGCCGAGGCGGTCGCCGAGGACGAGGCGCCCGCGCCGCGCCGTCGCCGCCGCAGCGCCGCGAAGCCGGTCGGGGCGACCGACGCCGAGGCCGTGGTCGAGGCCGCCGAGGCGGTCGTCGAGGCGGAGGCCGTCGTGGCCGAGGCCGAGACCCCCGCGCCGCGGCGTCGCCGTCGCAGCACCCGGGCGAGCGAGGCGCCGGCCGAGACCGAGACCGTGGTCGCGACTGTCGAGCCGGTGGCCGAGGTCCAGGACGAGGCTCCGGTCCAGCGCCGTCGGCGCCGGGCGGCGCGCCCCGAGGGCGCGGCCGAGGCCGTCGCCCCCGCCGCTGCACCCACCCCGGCCGAGGTCCCCGCGCCGCGCCGTCGGCGTGCGCCCGAGGCCAAGGTGCCGGCGGCTTCGTCGGCGCCGGCCGCCGAGGAGGCCGTGGCCGCCCCGCGCCGGATGCGCCGCAGCGAGCGGCTGGCCGCCGCCGCGGCCTCGACGCCGGCCTCCGAGCGGATGCCGCGCCGCTAG
- a CDS encoding alpha/beta fold hydrolase, whose product MSTPPFLTLPASARSVRLTTGRGEFAALHARPTGRTLGTALLVPGFTGSKEDFIALLEPLAAAGFEVVAVDQRGQHETGGPDDEAAYSLAELARDLSAVTEAVTAAAGAEGPVHLLGHSFGGYVVREALLHAAAGDEPLPWRSLTLMGTGPGPVGTDEAERAELLVSVLPPVMELEAIWQVMQEMDAAAGSAPVRDPEVADFLHRRWLANVPAALRVTGRQLVVEPDRVAELAAVKLPKLVLSGERDYAWPVPEQAGMAERLEARQVTVAGAGHSPNAERPEETAAELVRFWGSC is encoded by the coding sequence ATGAGCACGCCACCCTTCCTCACCCTGCCCGCCTCGGCCCGGAGCGTCCGGCTGACCACCGGACGCGGGGAGTTCGCCGCCCTGCACGCCCGGCCGACGGGCCGAACCCTCGGCACCGCGCTGCTGGTGCCCGGGTTCACCGGGAGCAAGGAGGACTTCATCGCCCTGCTGGAGCCGCTGGCGGCGGCCGGCTTCGAGGTGGTCGCGGTGGACCAGCGCGGCCAGCACGAGACCGGCGGCCCGGACGACGAGGCGGCCTACTCCCTGGCGGAGCTCGCCCGGGACCTGTCGGCGGTCACCGAGGCGGTCACCGCAGCGGCGGGCGCCGAGGGCCCGGTGCACCTGCTCGGCCACTCCTTCGGCGGCTATGTCGTCCGTGAGGCCCTGCTGCACGCCGCCGCCGGCGACGAACCGCTGCCCTGGCGCTCGCTGACGCTGATGGGCACCGGTCCGGGCCCGGTCGGCACGGACGAGGCCGAGCGCGCCGAGCTGCTGGTCTCGGTGCTGCCGCCGGTGATGGAGCTGGAGGCGATCTGGCAGGTGATGCAGGAGATGGACGCCGCCGCCGGGAGCGCACCGGTGCGGGACCCGGAGGTGGCGGACTTCCTGCACCGGCGCTGGCTGGCCAATGTCCCGGCGGCGCTGCGGGTGACCGGTCGGCAACTGGTGGTCGAGCCCGACCGGGTGGCCGAGCTGGCCGCCGTGAAGCTGCCCAAGCTGGTGCTCTCCGGCGAGCGCGACTACGCCTGGCCGGTGCCGGAACAGGCCGGGATGGCCGAGCGGCTGGAGGCCCGCCAGGTGACGGTGGCCGGTGCCGGACACTCCCCCAATGCCGAGCGGCCCGAGGAGACGGCGGCGGAACTGGTCCGCTTCTGGGGTTCCTGCTGA
- a CDS encoding DUF6758 family protein, with protein MRGEPSCPRCGGRVRAPGLFTDTWQCDVHGTVHPLQPVVPPSVQALGVAVARAEVPVWMPWPLPVGWLFTGIAHAGDDVSGARATALACSGPGPLGGPGELILVAEELGVGLGARFAGLSGSDPGDSIDVDRPPHAKVHASGRPTALWHVSDVPDDRAVFVGEARGLWLWAILWPESSGLLLYDELVLTDLRDAGAELDLIPCGALSPRLIG; from the coding sequence ATGAGGGGCGAGCCCAGTTGCCCGAGGTGCGGGGGCCGTGTCCGCGCCCCGGGGCTGTTCACCGACACGTGGCAGTGCGACGTGCACGGCACGGTCCATCCGCTGCAACCCGTCGTCCCGCCCAGCGTGCAGGCGCTCGGCGTCGCGGTGGCGCGGGCCGAGGTCCCGGTCTGGATGCCCTGGCCGCTCCCGGTCGGCTGGCTGTTCACCGGCATCGCCCACGCGGGGGACGACGTCTCCGGCGCCCGGGCGACCGCGCTCGCCTGCTCCGGCCCGGGACCGCTCGGCGGTCCGGGTGAACTGATCCTGGTCGCCGAGGAGTTGGGAGTCGGTCTGGGGGCCCGCTTCGCCGGCCTCAGCGGCTCCGACCCGGGCGACTCGATCGACGTCGACCGGCCCCCGCACGCCAAGGTCCACGCCAGCGGGCGCCCCACCGCGCTCTGGCACGTCTCGGACGTCCCGGACGACCGGGCGGTCTTCGTGGGCGAGGCGCGCGGGCTGTGGCTGTGGGCCATCCTCTGGCCGGAGAGCTCCGGACTGCTGCTCTACGACGAGCTGGTCCTCACCGACCTGCGGGACGCCGGGGCCGAGCTGGACCTGATCCCCTGCGGCGCGCTCTCCCCCCGGCTGATCGGCTGA
- a CDS encoding PHP domain-containing protein, which translates to MRIDLHTHSSASDGTDSPAELVRNAVAAGLDVVALTDHDGVGGHPEALAELASPELRGSGLTLVTGAELSCVVGDVSMHLLAYLFDPAEPEFARERELVRTDRFRRAEAMVGRCRELGAPITWEQVQRIAGSGVVGRPHVASALVEAGIVPDVDAAFTADWLANGGRADVRKHEFDPFEAVRLVRAAGGVPVFAHPAAVKRGRTVSEQVIADLTAAGLGGIEVDHTDHDPETRVRLRGLAADLGILTTGSSDYHGSRKSVRLGANTTAPEVYEALVAQATGAEPQRAG; encoded by the coding sequence GTGCGCATCGACCTGCACACCCACAGTTCCGCCTCGGACGGCACCGACAGCCCGGCCGAACTGGTCCGCAACGCCGTGGCGGCCGGACTGGACGTGGTCGCGCTGACCGACCACGACGGCGTCGGCGGCCATCCGGAGGCGCTGGCCGAGCTGGCCTCCCCGGAGCTCCGCGGCAGCGGGCTGACCCTGGTCACCGGGGCCGAGCTGTCCTGCGTCGTCGGGGACGTCTCGATGCACCTGCTGGCCTATCTGTTCGACCCGGCCGAGCCGGAGTTCGCCCGGGAGCGGGAGCTGGTGCGCACCGACCGGTTCCGCCGGGCCGAGGCCATGGTCGGGCGCTGCCGGGAGCTGGGCGCGCCGATCACCTGGGAGCAGGTGCAGCGGATCGCCGGCAGCGGCGTCGTCGGCCGGCCGCATGTCGCCAGCGCGCTGGTGGAGGCCGGCATCGTGCCCGACGTCGACGCCGCGTTCACCGCGGACTGGCTGGCCAACGGCGGGCGGGCGGACGTGCGGAAGCACGAGTTCGACCCGTTCGAGGCGGTCCGGTTGGTGCGGGCGGCCGGCGGCGTCCCGGTCTTCGCCCACCCCGCCGCGGTGAAGCGCGGCCGCACGGTCTCCGAGCAGGTGATCGCGGACCTGACGGCGGCGGGGCTGGGCGGCATCGAGGTCGACCACACCGACCACGACCCGGAGACCCGGGTCCGGCTCCGGGGACTGGCCGCCGACCTGGGGATCCTGACCACCGGTTCCAGCGACTACCACGGCAGCCGGAAGAGCGTCCGGCTCGGCGCGAACACCACCGCGCCGGAGGTCTACGAGGCGCTGGTGGCCCAGGCGACCGGGGCGGAACCGCAGCGCGCCGGGTGA
- a CDS encoding suppressor of fused domain protein → MPQDEVLAAVEARLISTFGEPDSRAAVTFLGADRIEVLRFPTADGLVRYATLGMSAAPMADPTVVVADPLRGPRAELVLTVRGGRDEVLRPLATLGASPQVEGLVVAPGASLDLGGPLWTGAPFTGFLVAEPGGLVPDLELPEPAEPVRFLPLLPMTPNEAAHKRVHGAAELQERWLRHGTDLRDPERRGVPLD, encoded by the coding sequence ATGCCCCAGGATGAAGTCCTCGCCGCCGTCGAAGCCCGGCTGATCAGCACCTTCGGTGAGCCGGACAGCCGCGCCGCCGTGACCTTCCTCGGCGCCGACCGGATCGAGGTGCTGCGCTTCCCGACCGCCGACGGGCTGGTCCGCTACGCCACCCTCGGCATGTCCGCCGCCCCGATGGCCGATCCCACCGTCGTCGTCGCCGACCCGCTGCGCGGGCCGCGCGCCGAGCTGGTGCTGACGGTGCGCGGCGGCCGGGACGAGGTCCTCCGCCCGCTGGCCACCCTCGGCGCTTCGCCGCAGGTCGAGGGCCTGGTGGTGGCGCCCGGCGCCTCGCTGGACCTGGGTGGGCCGCTCTGGACCGGCGCGCCGTTCACCGGCTTCCTGGTGGCCGAGCCGGGCGGGCTGGTGCCCGACCTGGAACTCCCGGAGCCGGCCGAGCCGGTGCGCTTCCTGCCGCTGCTGCCGATGACCCCGAACGAGGCCGCCCACAAGCGGGTGCACGGCGCGGCGGAGCTCCAGGAGCGCTGGCTCCGGCACGGAACCGACCTGCGCGATCCGGAGCGCCGCGGCGTCCCGCTGGACTAG
- a CDS encoding DMT family transporter: protein MQSSLSPAATADAAPVRRSAHPDLAAVPRIDFLLLALSVSGVAFSAPLISATAAPVLAIAFWRNCLATGLLAPVALLRQRAELRALFAPAGRRTLLLALTAGAFLAVHFAMWLPSLRMTSIASSTALCTTTPLWTTLILRLRGHHAPRAVWIGTGLAFVGVLVLTGVDFELSARALAGDGLALGAGVAASGYFLLGSEVRRTVSTTAYTFVCYSTTAVLLLVTCLVSGVTMTGWSTTAWLQIALLTGCAQFLGHSLSNRVVRSLGPSLVSTAILLETPGAALIAAVWLGQLPPVAVYPAVGIILAGLVVVVRGNRRAA from the coding sequence ATGCAGTCGTCCCTGAGCCCGGCCGCGACGGCCGATGCCGCGCCGGTGCGGAGGTCCGCCCACCCCGATCTCGCCGCTGTGCCCAGGATCGACTTCCTGCTGCTCGCGCTCTCCGTCTCCGGCGTGGCCTTCTCCGCGCCGCTGATCTCCGCCACCGCGGCGCCGGTGCTGGCCATCGCCTTCTGGCGGAACTGCCTGGCCACCGGCCTGCTCGCCCCGGTCGCGCTGCTGCGGCAGCGGGCCGAGCTGCGGGCGCTGTTCGCCCCGGCCGGGCGGCGCACCCTGCTGCTGGCGCTGACGGCGGGCGCGTTCCTCGCCGTCCACTTCGCGATGTGGCTGCCCAGCCTGCGGATGACCTCGATCGCCTCCTCCACCGCGCTCTGCACCACCACCCCGCTGTGGACCACGCTGATCCTGCGGCTGCGCGGCCACCACGCGCCCAGGGCCGTGTGGATCGGCACCGGGCTGGCCTTCGTCGGGGTGCTGGTGCTCACCGGGGTGGACTTCGAGCTCTCGGCCCGGGCCCTGGCCGGGGACGGGCTGGCGCTCGGCGCGGGCGTCGCCGCCTCCGGCTACTTCCTGCTCGGCAGCGAGGTCCGACGGACCGTCAGCACCACCGCCTACACCTTCGTCTGCTACAGCACCACGGCCGTCCTGCTGCTGGTCACCTGCCTGGTCAGCGGGGTCACGATGACCGGCTGGAGCACCACCGCCTGGCTGCAGATCGCACTGCTCACCGGTTGCGCCCAGTTCCTCGGGCACTCGCTCAGCAACCGGGTGGTCCGCAGCCTCGGCCCCTCGCTGGTCTCCACCGCGATCCTGCTGGAGACCCCGGGGGCGGCGCTGATCGCCGCCGTCTGGCTGGGGCAGCTGCCGCCGGTCGCGGTCTACCCGGCGGTCGGGATCATCCTGGCCGGACTGGTGGTCGTGGTCCGCGGCAATCGCCGGGCCGCCTGA